In Defluviitalea raffinosedens, the genomic window CTTTAAGCTGCAGCATCCTTCTTTTGCTGGAGCACCCTAGCGGCTTGCTTTTATCACCTTGATTTACAGGAAGGATGAGAACATCCCTCTCGTCTTCCCGTTCCGACAAGGCCACCACGGGTAATTCAGAATTAATTTCCATGGGCATATCCTTGTAACTGTGTACAGTTATATCCACACCTCCGTTTCGCAGCGCTTCGTCCAATTCCTTAACAAACAATCCCTTGCCACCGATTTTATCAAGGGTTTTGTCTAAAATTCTGTCCCCTGTTGTTTTCATGGTGACTAATTCAACTTCTATATTACTGTCGTATTTTTTTATGGCATCTATGACCATCTGAGCCTGTATGACTGCAAGTTCACTGTCCCTGCTGCCAACTCTCACTGTTTTCATGTTTGCTCCCTCCGGTTCTTTAAGAATTCCCTTATTCTTGCAGCCGTTTCCTTTGCCGCTTTATGGTTGCTGCCGTCCTTTGAAATCAGTCCGCCTGTAACCTCCCCGTTTTCAAATATAGCAGGGAAGTAAAAATCGCACAGCTCTTTTCTGTCACATACATTTACTGGAATCCCCTCTTTCCGTGCGTCATTGCAGACCTTTTCATTCACATCCCTGTCGTCCGTTGCAGCAATTGCCATGAAAGCGCCATTCAGGTCACCCGGCAGGTAATTTCTTTCAATTAGTGTAAGCTTGTTTTCGCCGGCTAAAAGCTTTATACTTTCCGACTGGCAGGCAGCAATCACAACCAACTCCGCGCCATAGCGTATAAGAACCTGGACTCTTCTTGTGGCAATCCTTCCCCCTCCGATGACAACAACCTTTTTGTTTTTCAGGCTAATAAACATTGGAAAATGGGACAAGGATTCTTCTTGCGTAATTCCAAATTCCTTTTGAAAATATATAAATATTTCCTCCAGCGTCATGCCTTCTTCTTTACAAGGCCTTCCTATCAATATAACCTTTGTCCCCAGCTTTCTTGCTGCATCAATCTTCTCCTGAAAGCCTCCGCTTTTCCCGGTTTCCTTTGTTACCAAAAACTTAGCATTGATTTGTTCCATGGTCGCCAAATTCATATTCTCACTGAAGGGTCCCTGCATGCAAATTATATTCGTCGCGCTAAAGCCTGCATCCGAACATGCCTTTATTGCCTCAGCCGTTGGCAGTACTCTGACAAAAACTCTTTCTCTGTAATTTTCGATTTTTGAATATGGCAGCAACTCCTTACTTCCGGTTGTCACAAAAATATTTCCCTCTGTACCGTTAAGATAGGCACATGCTGCTTCTATGCTTGAAAACTCTAGGACATTTTCATATTCCAATGAAGGCCTTACCAGCCTCATCACAGCCTTGCCGCATCTTTTCGCAGCCTCCTTTACATTCTCCGAAATGATTTTGGCATAAGGGTGTGTTGCGTCCACAATATAGTCATAGCTTTTTATAAGTTCTGTAATCTCTTCAAGGGAAAGCCTTCCCTCCTTTACCGACAAAAAAGGCATGTCAGGCATCACCAGTGAACCGTATCCGGTGGCTACAGCTGCTGTAACCTCAACACCGTTTTCGGCTAAAAAAGTACTTAACTTTCTTCCTTCATTTGTTCCTGCAAATACAATCACTTTTTTCATCTTATTCTACCTTCAATCCAATGCAGAAATTATATTCTGTATCCCCTAGGAGTTACCAGTTTCCCGTTTATGACCCTGGTAGTGGAATTTCCGATTATTACTGTGGTAAACATGTCCACCACCTCGTCTTTTAATTCTTTAAGCGGCAATATCTTGTGAGTTTGTCCCTCTCGCCCTATATTTCTTACATATCCGCACATTGTATCCCCGCTTATATTTCTCATCACGATTTCACAGGCTTTTTTAAGAAAATCCGCTCTCTTTTTGCTGGATGGATTGTAAATCAC contains:
- the cobK gene encoding precorrin-6A reductase; its protein translation is MKKVIVFAGTNEGRKLSTFLAENGVEVTAAVATGYGSLVMPDMPFLSVKEGRLSLEEITELIKSYDYIVDATHPYAKIISENVKEAAKRCGKAVMRLVRPSLEYENVLEFSSIEAACAYLNGTEGNIFVTTGSKELLPYSKIENYRERVFVRVLPTAEAIKACSDAGFSATNIICMQGPFSENMNLATMEQINAKFLVTKETGKSGGFQEKIDAARKLGTKVILIGRPCKEEGMTLEEIFIYFQKEFGITQEESLSHFPMFISLKNKKVVVIGGGRIATRRVQVLIRYGAELVVIAACQSESIKLLAGENKLTLIERNYLPGDLNGAFMAIAATDDRDVNEKVCNDARKEGIPVNVCDRKELCDFYFPAIFENGEVTGGLISKDGSNHKAAKETAARIREFLKNRREQT